The Paramisgurnus dabryanus chromosome 6, PD_genome_1.1, whole genome shotgun sequence genome has a window encoding:
- the LOC135744051 gene encoding tripartite motif-containing protein 16-like: MAEASISVVQDQFICSICLDLLKDPVTIPCGHSYCMSCITDCWDQKRDYSCPQCRQTFTTRPVLNKNVVITEMVEILKKTKLQAARPDHCYVEAGDVECDVCTERKHKAVKSCLVCLNSYCQNHFKLHEELHSGKRHKVTDATGRLQQMICPQHEKPLEIYCKTDQLCICYLCMVGKHKNHNTIPAKEERTEKQKELKETQRKYQQRIQESQKKLQELRDAVETHKRSAQTAVDDTERIFTQLIQTIERRRSEVTQLIRDQEKTAVSEAEGLLKRLEQEIDDLRRRDAELEQLSHTDDHIHFLQSFQSLSVPPGSSDSLSITVSSLISFDDVGKSVSHLREKLKDFCREEIENIFDKSKAPEPETREQFLKYYHHFTADPNTAHKRLCLSEGNRVITNTDTEQPYPHHPDRFDVYFQVLCSESLSGRCYWEVEWSGNVRISVSYKSINRKGGGNECLFGRNDQSWSLRCCGSSCLFRHNNIETKLPVVFRSSRIGVYVDHSSGSLSFYSVSDTMTLIHRVNTTFTKPLYPGFYVYLGSVKLCDLTI, encoded by the exons ATGGCAGAAGCCAGTATTTCAGTGGTTCAGGATCAGTTCATCTGTTCAATCTGTCTGGATCTACTGAAGGATCCAGTGACCATTCCCTGTGGACACAGTTACTGTATGAGCTGTATTACAGACTGCTGGGATCAGAAGAGAGACTACAGCTGCCCTCAGTGCAGACAGACCTTCACTACAAGacctgttttaaataaaaatgtggtGATTACCGAGATGGTGGAGATACTGAAGAAGACAAAACTACAAGCTGCTCGTCCTGATCACTGTTATGTTGAAGCTGGAGATGTGGAGTGTGACGTCTGTActgagagaaaacacaaagcTGTCAAGTCCTGTCTGGTGTGTCTGAACTCTTACTgtcaaaatcattttaaacttCATGAAGAACTTCACTCAGGAAAGAGACACAAAGTGACAGACGCCACTGGACGACTTCAGCAGATGATCTGCCCTCAACATGAGAAACCTTTAGAGATTTACTGTAAAACTGATCAGCTCTGTATATGTTATCTGTGTATGGTGGGGAAGCACAAAAATCACAACACTATACCAGCTAAAGAAGAGAGGACCGAGAAACAG AAAGAACTGAAGGAGACACAGAGAAAATACCAGCAGAGAATCCAGGAGAGTCAGAAGAAGCTTCAGGAGCTGAGAGATGCTGTGGAGACTCATAAG CGCTCTGCACAGACAGCAGTGGACGACACTGAGAGGATCTTTACTCAACTGATCCAAACCATTGAGAGAAGACGATCTGAGGTGACACAACTGATCAGAGATCAGGAAAAGACTGCAGTGAGTGAAGCTGAAGGACTCTTGAAGCGACTGGAGCAGGAGATTGATGATCTGAGGAGGAGAGACGCTGAGCTGGAGCAGCTTTCACACACAGATGATCACATCCATTTCCTCCAG agttttcagtctctctctgttCCTCCTGGATCTTCAGACTCACTCAGCATCACTGTCAGCTCTCTCATCTCTTTTGATGATGTAGGAAAATCTGTGTCTCATCTGAGAGAGAAACTGAAGGATTTCTGTAGAGAAGAGATagaaaatatatttgataaaagtaAAGCACCTGAACCTGAGACCAGGGAGCAGTTCCTAAAAT ATTATCATCACTTCACTGCAGATCCAAACACAGCACATAAAcgtctctgtctgtctgaggGGAACAGAGTGATTACTAACACTGACACAGAGCAGCCGTATCCTCATCATCCAGACAGATTTGATGTTTATTTTCAGGTGTTGTGTAGTGAGAGTTTGAGTGGACGCTGTTACTGGGAGGTTGAGTGGAGTGGAAATGTGCGCATATCAGTGTCATATAAGAGCATCAACAGGAAGGGAGGGGGTAATGAGTGTTTGTTTGGACGTAATGATCAGTCCTGGAGTTTGCGCTGCTGTGGCTCCAGTTGTTTATTCAGGCACAATAACATTGAGACTAAACTCCCAGTAGTGTTCAGATCTTCTAGAATAGGAGTTTATGTGGATCACAGTTCAGGATCTCTGTCCTTCTACAGCGTCTCTGACACAATGACCCTCATCCACAGAGTCAACACCACATTCACTAAACCTCTCTATCCTGGGTTTTATGTTTATCTTGGATCAGTAAAACTGTGTGATCTAACAATATAG